TTAACCTGATTTTGTTTGTAGTCATCTCACTCCGTGAGATGACGGGATGTGCAATCGCTTCACCCACTTCTCGATAACTCAATCAGTGTGTTGCAGTGACTTCATTTTTCGAGAGAGTATTTTGCCACCGCGTCCTCACGACGGAGCGTGAGGACTACAAACCAGAGGTAACTACCCCTTCCGCTTGATCTCAATCTTTCTGAACATAACCGGATCGTTGTGGCCAGCGAAGCCAAAATGGCCTGTGGTCAGTTCCTTGCCGGGATGGGGCGAGTTAGCCATGTATTGTTTGATGTCACTTAAATCGGTTTCGAGGATAATCGTACCGTTCAGTTCGACTTTAATTTTGCTGCCTACCACGTGCACTTCCTGGAAATTCCATTCACCGGTGGGTCGCAGGTAGCCACGATGGGCAGCAGCCATGCCGTAGGCTGAGCCATGATACTGCCGTGGATCGAGCTTGGTGTACTGGGCAGCTTCGTTATCAAGCACCTGAAGTTCGCACATACCAGAATAAGCAGGGTCGCCATTTCCTGGATAACGAATAGCCAACCCATTATTGCCACCTGGAGGCAACTTGAATTCCAGCCGCACAACGAAATTGCTGTATTTTTCCTTGGTATACAGCACGCCACCTTTGCCTTTTTTGCAAACGATGGCATCGTCTTTGACTTCGTAATTGTCGCTGGCGTCAGTCCAGCCATCAAGATTATGGCCATTGAAGATGGACTTAAAACCTTTGCCTGATTGCTTTCTCAGCCAGTCGTTCGCCTCTTCCGTGGTAATTTCGCGAACGGCGATGTTTCGCCAGCGGATTTCACCGCCATGCGTCTGCAGGATGATCGGGCCATCGTTCATCAGGCGTTTTTTCCGATCCCAGAAATTCTCCATGACTGCGTCATCAACCACGATCTTGTCATTGAGCCATACGGTGGTTCGTTCGCCGATCTGCAGCACGCGAAACTTGTTCCATTCGCCAAACGGCTTGTCGGCCCGGAACATCGGGTCTTTACCTCTGGCACCCGGGCTATTGTTCCACAAGCCACCTGAACCTTTATCTGCCCCGATATTAAACTTGGCTTTTTCTGTGGGGTCCCAGATCTGCACCTGCGGCGTTGCCTTCAGATAGATACCACTGTCCGCACGAGGCACCGTGCGATACTCCAGGATCAGTTCATAATCACGGTAGTTTTTCTCGGTCGCCAGGTATGCACCGTGGCCATCGTTGACAAGTTCCCCATTTTGCACCTGGTAGAGGGTAGCCTGCTCGGCATTCATCATCGGATTGGCGGGTACCAGTTCGAATCGCTCGCGGTTACGACGAAACAGGCGAGGCAGCAACGAGCGTTTGGGCACTAGCATCCAGGCTTCTGCTTGTGATGCCGAAGCATCAGCTGGCTCTACTCGCCAATGCTTTTCAGCATCAGCAGTCCATTCAGCAATCTTCTTGGCGCGGTCGTTGGCAGGCAACTTCGCCAGTTCAGCAGGGCTTGCTCCCGCAGCATGGATATTCCAGCCATACCAGCCTGATAAATCTTTGCCATTAAAGATCGCTTTGAAACCAGCTGGTAATGTCGATGCTGGTGTAACTACCGTATTCGCCTTCACCATAGCCTTGAGTGGTCCTTCTACAGCATCAGCCCAGATGGTGTAACCCTTGGGTGAAAGATGAAGGAAATCAGGCATGATTTCCTTGGGAAGTGTGCCATCCTGATTTAGGAATTTGTCACCAATATCAAGGAAGGTTACTGTCTGACCATCGTGCAGTTGACTGATTCGTTTGTTCACTTCAATGAGTTTAAGCCGCTGGGGATTATCAGGCTTTTCGCCGCGTGGGAATACTGCCAGCAAAAGTATTTTGGTCTGTGGAGACTTCTGACGAATGATGCGAACGATGTTCTCGATACCCTCAGCGATGTGCTCAGCAGAATCGCTACCACTGTTGTTCGTACCGATCATGATCATGGCAGCTTTGGGGCGATAAGCTTCCATTTCATTACCAGTGGTAAGCCGCCAGATAACATGTTGTGTTCGGTCACCGCTGAAACCCAGATTGATGGCAATCATTGGAGCGAAGCGTTTTTCCCACTCGGCTTTGCCTGCGCCTTCCCAGCCCTGTGTGATGGAATCGCCAATAAACATGACTGCCGGGTTGCCATCCTGAGCGAACTCCAGAGCCTTGGCATGACGATCCTGCCACCATTTTTCCTTGCGATCAACCGGCTTGATGGCGGCATGTTCTGATTGGGCATGACTTGTTGGAGTGTAAACCGACAGAACTGCAATGCTCACCCACAAGAGAATCCTACTGCGATACATGGTGTGCCTCTACCAACGGGAGGGAGTACTGGAGGGATAATTCACAGCATACGGGTTGCAGCGACAGATGCCAGTGTAAACAACTGACTCACCTTGTCCCTGGTCTTACACTTATCAACCGCACATAGAGAACCGAAATTCATATCCTTGAACGTATGCAAACCGTATTAGTTACCGGA
The DNA window shown above is from Planctomycetia bacterium and carries:
- a CDS encoding DUF1080 domain-containing protein; the encoded protein is MYRSRILLWVSIAVLSVYTPTSHAQSEHAAIKPVDRKEKWWQDRHAKALEFAQDGNPAVMFIGDSITQGWEGAGKAEWEKRFAPMIAINLGFSGDRTQHVIWRLTTGNEMEAYRPKAAMIMIGTNNSGSDSAEHIAEGIENIVRIIRQKSPQTKILLLAVFPRGEKPDNPQRLKLIEVNKRISQLHDGQTVTFLDIGDKFLNQDGTLPKEIMPDFLHLSPKGYTIWADAVEGPLKAMVKANTVVTPASTLPAGFKAIFNGKDLSGWYGWNIHAAGASPAELAKLPANDRAKKIAEWTADAEKHWRVEPADASASQAEAWMLVPKRSLLPRLFRRNRERFELVPANPMMNAEQATLYQVQNGELVNDGHGAYLATEKNYRDYELILEYRTVPRADSGIYLKATPQVQIWDPTEKAKFNIGADKGSGGLWNNSPGARGKDPMFRADKPFGEWNKFRVLQIGERTTVWLNDKIVVDDAVMENFWDRKKRLMNDGPIILQTHGGEIRWRNIAVREITTEEANDWLRKQSGKGFKSIFNGHNLDGWTDASDNYEVKDDAIVCKKGKGGVLYTKEKYSNFVVRLEFKLPPGGNNGLAIRYPGNGDPAYSGMCELQVLDNEAAQYTKLDPRQYHGSAYGMAAAHRGYLRPTGEWNFQEVHVVGSKIKVELNGTIILETDLSDIKQYMANSPHPGKELTTGHFGFAGHNDPVMFRKIEIKRKG